The window CATCAGCCAGGTGGAGGTGATCAAGGCGCTCACGCCGGACATGGATGGCACGTCGCTCGGCGGCACGATCAATGTGCTCACTGCATCGGGCTTTGACCACAACGGAAGATTCCTCGCGGGTGCCGCGCAGTACGGGCGGAACATGGCGGGCAGTCTGCCCATCTATGCCGGCGACTTCACCTACTCCGATGTCTTCGCCACCCAGGCCGGCAGACTGGGCGCCGCCTTCAGCATGAACTATCAGAGCCGGGAAACGCGCAGGGACATGTTCATGGGGCAGTGGAATCCGAGCGCAGGCGGCAGGGCCGCGCTCTACGAACCCCGTCTGGACTACAATCTCGACCGCCGCGTGAAGCGGGGAGCCACGCTGAACCTGGACTATCGGCTCGACGATGGCTCACGAATCTACCTCCACACCTTTTTCAACCGATTCACCGAGGAATCTGACAAGAACGAGCATTTGTACACAGCCCGCGGCACGATGACCCAGCTCTCGCCGACACGCGTGTCCTTCCCTCAGGTGCGCTATGACCTTCGGATGATCAGCTTCACGCGAAAGGCTGAAATGAGAAACGTGGTTTTTGGGGGATCGAAGATCCTGGGAGACTACAAGATCGGCGGGGAAGTTGGCTATTCGCATGCACCGGATGAGATGCCTTCCTACCGGAATTTTTCATTCCGCTCAAAGGACACCGTGGTGCCGGGTGGCTTTGTCATCGATTATGGCACCTATTTCCCCACCTATGACCTCAAGAATCTGATCTCGACCGCCAACCCGACGGTGCGCCAGGTGCGTGGTGACTCGGCGGAAAATGTGGAGAAGACCAAGACCGCGCGGGTTGACGTCCAGCGTGACTTCAAGAACTGGTTTGGGGACAAGGACGGATTCATCAAGGTCGGTGCAAAGTATGCCAGCCGTCACCGGACCATGGCGCGGAATGTGAACATCTACACCGCACCCGGTTATTCCCTGTCCGATTTCAACAAGCCGTCCGCGCCAGCCCCGGAAAAGGTGATGGATGACCGGTACACCATCGAAACCATGATCTCCCCGGATGGCTCGCGCAAGGTCTTCGACGATCTCCTAGCGCAGAAGAAGCTTGTGTACAATGCGTCAGGCTCGCTCTCCAATGCGGGTGAGGACACCTATGACGTCGATGAAAAGATCACCGCTGGCTATGGCATGGCGAAAATCAATTTGACGCCTTTACTGACGCTGATCGGCGGCGCGCGTTACGAGTACACCAAGGCACCGCTGACAGGACCGCTCTTTCTCACCGATCCGAAGACCGGTGCGCCAACGCTGATTTCCAAGACGGTCAACTTCAATTACGGGGAGTTCCTTCCAAACATCCAACTCTCCTACCGTCTGCCGCCCTCCACTGTGATCCGCGCGGCCATAACGAGGACCTTTGGACGTCCGGCCTACGCCGACCAAGTGCCATCGTCGGCGCTGGACAATGTCGGTGGCGTACTCACCACCGGCAATCCTCAGCTCAAGCCCTATGAGTCCCTGAACTTCGATCTGTCCGTGGACTACTACCTCAAATCTGGAGGAATCATTTCGGTGGCGGCTTTCTACAAGACCGTCGACAATCCGATCTATACCTACAGTTACGTTCAGAAGGATGTGAGCTACGCAGGCTACGACTTTTCCAGCTTTACCGTCACTTCAAAACAGAATGGTAAGTCAGCCGGAATGAAGGGCGTCGAGCTGAGCGCACAAGTTCCTTTTTCAATCTTCACCCGCAGCTTCATCGATGGTTTTGGTGTCGACACCAATGTCACGCTCATGGACTCCAGCGTGAAGGTCTCAACGCGGCCCGACACATTGAGGCTCTACGCGTCGCCGAAATTCCTGGCAAACGTGGGCCTCTTCTACGAGAAATACGGGGTGTCCGCGCGGGTTGCCTACAACTATCGCGGTGACTCTCTGGATTCAATTGGCGCCGATATCTTCACGGATGTGTACAGCAGGGCCCGCTACTTTGTCGACGCGCAGATGAGCTACAGGGCAACAGAAAACTTTTCGGTGTTTGTCAACTGGCAGAATCTCACCGACCAGCTCTCGACGAGCTACACCGGCGGCAATAAGGATGTTATTTCACAAAGCTACTGGTTCGGTTCCAACATCCGTGCCGGCGTGAAGTTCAGATTCTAGAATCCACTCCAGCATTCATCACGACAGACCTCCACCCGAAGGTGGGGTTCTGTCTTTCTCACCCATGCCATTCACCAGACCCATATCCGGATTTGGCGTCATGCACGCCCTGCTGATGCTCTGCCTTGCGTTTGGCCGCATGGGTGCGGCGACCCGCATGCCGCTGCTCATGCCGGACGATTTCGAGTCGCTGAAACTGGCGGCCTGGCGAATTGAAGAGGGCGTGCCCGATGCGCACAATCCGCTGCTGGAGCCGGCGATGCCCTGGGATGCCGGGGGCATCATGGGACACGGCACGGTGCTTCACGATCCCATTGATGGGCTTTGGAAGGCGTGGCAGGTCTCGACGCCGGAGGAAACGGAGCTTGATGGACTGAAGTCACTGCATGAGGCGCGTCGCCGTCTGACCTATCTCGAAAGCAGCGACGGGGTGAAGTGGCATCGGCCCATGCTGTCACTGGTGTCGTGGCCGGGTCATCCAAAGACAAACATACTGCTCGACTTCGATTCCGGCGGCACGGCCCAGTATGCTTCGGTGATGATTGATGCCTCGAACAAGGCGGAGCCGTATGAGATGTTCATTTTCCGCTCGCCGAGTAGAAATGGGACGATCGCCTCGCAGATGGGAGCGCAGGGCAGCGTGGGTTCGCTGCCGGGTCCGGCTGAAAAATACGGCTTGTACCGCTATCGATCGAAGGATGGCAAGGACTGGAAACTCAAGGAGGGGCCCTTGGAGATCAAGGGAGGCACGGATGTGTGCTACATCTATCGGCAGCCTGCCGGCGGCTATGTCGCCTATTTCAAGGTGTACCCTCCGAAGGAGCCCGGAGACCGCATCATTCCCTACGATGTGAATGCGAAGCAGCTCCAGCGGCGGGTCGGCCGGGCAACCAGTCCGGACGGAACACACTGGAGCGATACGACGGTTGTTCTTGGACGCGATCTTCGCGATCCGGATTTTGCGCAGTTTCTGGAGATTTGTCCGCTGCCTGTGGCAGGTGGTTATGTGGCGCTGGTCAACTACTACGATGCGGCGCAGCAGACGATGTGTCTGCAGTTTGCGGCGTCGCGTGACGGCCTGCAATGGTGGCGGCCCGACACGCGTCCCGCGCTTGCGAATGCTCCCATCGGGGATTTTGGAGGCGGCTTGATCTGGCAGATGCGCCAGCCCATCGTTGATGGCACGAGGCTGTACGCCTACTATTCCGGATCAGAGGGCGTTCATTCGGCGATCGTCGACTCTCGATTTCAGCCGCAGATTGAGATTCCTGGCGGATCGCTGATAGGTTTCAGAAAGGGCACCCTGCCGTATTACGGCGCCTTGTGCCGTGCTTCGTGGGAGGCGGATCGCCTTTGGGCTCTGGTCTCGGTGGTTGGCGGGCCGATGCCGGTCGAAGCCGTGACCCGGCCGAGGGACATCGGCGGGCACACGATACAGGTGAATGTCCGTGGGAAGAAAGGCGGACAGTTGAAGGCCGAGCTGCTTGATTCCGCCGGCGTTGGCTTGCAGGGATTCACACTCGACGACTGCAAGCCCGTGACCGGCGACCATCATCGAATCACGCTTGAGTGGAGGGGTGGGAGCCAGGCGCCGGCTTCCGCAGCCCGGATTCGATTTGTTTTTAATCGCTCGTTTTTGTACGGATTTGAAGCCGTACAGTGACGGCTTCCGTTTCCCGCGATGCGAGAGTGGTTTCCGAATTGCGCAATTTTCCGTTGATGCTCGTTGATGCCATGCGGATGATCGGTGATTCATATCCGCAAGAAATTGAAAATCACCGACTGCAGGGTTCGATCGAGGTGGTGTGTTTGCATGGTCGTGACGCTGACGCTGATTGCGTCGGCTCAGCCGCTGCCGGAGAAGGGAGGGGGCAGTCGATCGGAGCTGGGAAAGCGTGATGCTCGGGCGCATCCGACGGACCTGTGGGGCGACTGGATAGAGAAGGATTTCCCCTTTTTCTCGTCCGTTCTTGATGCGAGAAAGACGGGAGGGGAGTTTCCGACGGACAATCTCGTTCCGCGTGGCCTGGTCTTCCAGCTCGGGCGCGATTGCTGGGCGTGTTTTGACACCGATCTGCTGCGCATCGCCGCGGTCTGGCAGGGGAGGGAAGGAGTCACTCCGCACGCACTGGCACCGGGCTCGTATCACGATCCGTCTAGGAAGACTCCCGGCGGACAAAGTTTCCTGCCCGAACCCAGCGGACGCGTGTGGGTGGCGACGGGAATTTATCCCGGATGGCAGATGGCGGGGTTGTCGCTGAAGGATCCGAGGACTCCGGCGCCCAGTCCGGAGGAGGTTGGTCGGGGGCCGCTGCCGGGGAAGCTCGGTCGACTGAATTGGGTGAGACCCGTGGCCAATGCCGCAGTGCTTGGTTACTCCGTTGGAGAGTCGAATATTGAGGAATGGATTGATGCAACGGGTACCGACACGGCACCTGTGGTGAGGCGGCATTTCTTGGTCGGGCCTGCACAGGAGCAGCGCGTGCTGGTGCTCGGCAGGAAATCTGCGGACGTGCATTTTTCGATTGAGTGCGAGAATGCCAAATCAAGGCCGGTGCTGTCGTCAGAGACGGCTGCGGATGGATCCGTGACCTGGCTCGTGAGAATCGAGCCGCATGCGGATCCGCTGGCGTTTTCCGTTTCGATGACGTTGGGTGCTGCGCCGCAGTCCGATTTGGCGCAGATTGCGCCTCCACCGGCGGTGCACCACCGGTGGCCGCAGACTGTCAGCTCGGAGGTCCACCGCTCGACATCGCTGGCCAGTTATGTCGTCGATGACATCGACCTTCCCGTGGCAAATCCGTGGCGTCGCAACATCCGGATCAGCGACATCCAGTTCCTGCCGGATGGAACCGGCGTGGGAGTGACCATTGACGGCGATGTCTGGCTCCTGCGGGGATTGGAGGGCTCCCGGGTCGAATGGCGGCGCTTTGCCTCGGGCCTTCACGAACCGATGACGGCCGCGATTCGCAACGGAGAGATTTATGTCTTTGATCGGAACGGCATCTGGCGGCTCCCGGATCGCGATGGGGATGGTGAGGCGGATGAACATGAACTCTTCTCCAATGCGTTTGGCCAGACAGCGGACACGCGGGAGTTTCCGGCTACCCTGCGCCTGGCTCCGCACGGCGAATTCGTGATTGCGAAGGGCGGGCAGCAGGCGACCACGGTGGGAAAGCACAATGGCAGCGTCCTGCGCATTTCGGCCGATGGCCGAACAGCCACAGTGCTGGGCTACGGGTTTCGTCAGCCGAACATCGGGGTCAACATTCGTACGGGTCTCGTGACATCCAGCGACCAGCAGGGGCAGTACATTCCCAGCACGCCGCTCCA of the Opitutaceae bacterium genome contains:
- a CDS encoding TonB-dependent receptor — translated: MKTPRNIASRSLILGLCLSLSGTYSLTAGTINGQVSDINTGASVTGATITNSATNQVIVADREGQFRLDDIPAGTVTLRIAALGYPDGSQTVQVPATGVVPVRISLGEKAVRLDQLVVEGYREGWSKAQQQKRNATNIMDVLSTDAAGKLPDNNIGEALARLPGVSLDVDYGEGHFVSIRGISPNLNTVTMNGASLATPGNLGRDGRSTPMDLLGTSIISQVEVIKALTPDMDGTSLGGTINVLTASGFDHNGRFLAGAAQYGRNMAGSLPIYAGDFTYSDVFATQAGRLGAAFSMNYQSRETRRDMFMGQWNPSAGGRAALYEPRLDYNLDRRVKRGATLNLDYRLDDGSRIYLHTFFNRFTEESDKNEHLYTARGTMTQLSPTRVSFPQVRYDLRMISFTRKAEMRNVVFGGSKILGDYKIGGEVGYSHAPDEMPSYRNFSFRSKDTVVPGGFVIDYGTYFPTYDLKNLISTANPTVRQVRGDSAENVEKTKTARVDVQRDFKNWFGDKDGFIKVGAKYASRHRTMARNVNIYTAPGYSLSDFNKPSAPAPEKVMDDRYTIETMISPDGSRKVFDDLLAQKKLVYNASGSLSNAGEDTYDVDEKITAGYGMAKINLTPLLTLIGGARYEYTKAPLTGPLFLTDPKTGAPTLISKTVNFNYGEFLPNIQLSYRLPPSTVIRAAITRTFGRPAYADQVPSSALDNVGGVLTTGNPQLKPYESLNFDLSVDYYLKSGGIISVAAFYKTVDNPIYTYSYVQKDVSYAGYDFSSFTVTSKQNGKSAGMKGVELSAQVPFSIFTRSFIDGFGVDTNVTLMDSSVKVSTRPDTLRLYASPKFLANVGLFYEKYGVSARVAYNYRGDSLDSIGADIFTDVYSRARYFVDAQMSYRATENFSVFVNWQNLTDQLSTSYTGGNKDVISQSYWFGSNIRAGVKFRF
- a CDS encoding c-type cytochrome yields the protein MVVTLTLIASAQPLPEKGGGSRSELGKRDARAHPTDLWGDWIEKDFPFFSSVLDARKTGGEFPTDNLVPRGLVFQLGRDCWACFDTDLLRIAAVWQGREGVTPHALAPGSYHDPSRKTPGGQSFLPEPSGRVWVATGIYPGWQMAGLSLKDPRTPAPSPEEVGRGPLPGKLGRLNWVRPVANAAVLGYSVGESNIEEWIDATGTDTAPVVRRHFLVGPAQEQRVLVLGRKSADVHFSIECENAKSRPVLSSETAADGSVTWLVRIEPHADPLAFSVSMTLGAAPQSDLAQIAPPPAVHHRWPQTVSSEVHRSTSLASYVVDDIDLPVANPWRRNIRISDIQFLPDGTGVGVTIDGDVWLLRGLEGSRVEWRRFASGLHEPMTAAIRNGEIYVFDRNGIWRLPDRDGDGEADEHELFSNAFGQTADTREFPATLRLAPHGEFVIAKGGQQATTVGKHNGSVLRISADGRTATVLGYGFRQPNIGVNIRTGLVTSSDQQGQYIPSTPLHIADGDQFYGFLSDFMPREKYPAPIADPLVWLPHSVNASGISQVWLFNAKMGALNDGLVHIGFNRPELFSVLLNSRERRMQAAVTSVTQDFEFPPLNGSVNPIDGQLYLAGFQVLGWGTTATRLAGLARVRYTGHASALPREVVPMKEGVLLRFGVRLDPVEAVKPANYSVSTWHYIRTYRYGSPQLRADGKPGADPLPASSVYLSEDGCGVFIGIPGMQPVMQLRVGWSLKTRDGEGMVSSAYTTPYLLPHFEPRVEGFGDIRVDLSNVVAATAKEKVPATKEEGATLARTFGCVACHGGVEGSPAIATYGPSWAGLYGKTRDFGGKVGRIVADDAYLRESILDPQAKIVPGTEKVEAGMPSYAGVLSDDQMDAIIAYIKSLK